GACTTTCTTGTTTCAGAAATTTCCCCATCCTCTGTAAACTGCTGATAATCTGTGATGACTAAGGGCGGATTTATCTCAGATTCTGTTTCAGAAAAGCGATCGGGGTGAAAAAATGTAATCCCGTTTAAACCTCCGAAATATAGCGTTCCGTCTTTTGCTTTAAAATGTGAAACGCGGTTAAATTCATTGTGTGTTATTCCGTCACCGGTCAAAAAAGTTTCAGTACGGGTTGTATTTTTGTTAAAGCGCATGATGCCGTAATCGCTCGGCAACCACAGATTATCGCAGTTGTCATCATAAACCGCATATACTACATTGTTGCTTAGCCCATGAACCGTAGTGAACTGTTCGTAAAATCCGGATGCAGGGCTATATGAGTTTTGTCCGTTGGTAAAAGTGTGTTGCCGGTTCAAAGGTTTCCCCTTGTTCCAGTGTATCAGCCCGGAACCGCTTGTGCCTATCCAAAAAGAGCCGTCCGGGTCCTGATACATATACAAGAGGTTATCAAAAGGGAAATAATATTGGTTCTTCCCACCTGACCAATACCGTTCAAAAATTTTACCGGTCTGCACTTCTAAACCATACAATCCCCCGTCGCTAACTAACCATGTATTGCCGGTACGGTCTTTAAAGAACTGATAAGCAAATGAAACAGCCCCGTTCAGCTTTTCTAAAGGTGGCAACATCACAATCTTTTTGTTCTCTAAAAATCCGATTTCCCCACTATCAATCGAAAACCATATTTTTCCAAACTCATCTTCGTAAAACGTCCAAACACGGTAAAACATCCATTTAGTATCGGGATCCGATATTTTAAACAGTTCGTACTCCAGTGTAACAGGGTTAAACTGAACTATCTGATTTTCGCTTTGATAATATAAAAACCCTTTGCTGTCTTTAAACAGGGCTATAAAATAATTGCCGACCGGCAATTTGTCCTGAATCTCCTCAGAATGATTGACCATCGCTGCTTTGCCCGTTCTCCCGTCTATTTTCCAGAAGTTAAATCTGTTGTCCTGAACAACCCATAAATTTTCAGCATCATCCTGAACAATAGCGCGCATAGCCATTCTGTCGTTGCCTTCCGTATAAAGCAGTTTTGAAAAGTGGTTGGGTTTCAGTGTTATCAGATAAAAGCCGAACTGAGTGCCTAACCACAATCTGCCGCTCCGGTCTTGAAAAATGTCATTTACATAAGTAATGCCATCAAACTTATTTCCTGTTACAAGGGTATTTGAATTGTTGGATGGAATTCCCATAAAGCCCGCCCCCCCTTTATTATCTCCGGTACTCACCCACCAAAAGTTATGGGCCTTCAACACATTGTTATAGTAATCCCAGGAACGGGTATTGAGGGAGTAGCCGGTAAATAATTGCTCCGTTTCGGGGTCTTTAGTTCGCCTTCCATCAGGCATAATCTTGTAAAATTGGTTGGCCTTTCCACTTTGAGCTATAATATATTTGCAGTTTCCAAACGCGTCCATATCAATAATAGCCGAAAAGTCATAATCTTCATGCTTAAAACGTCTTAGTTCTTCGCCTTTTTCGTTGAAGGCATAGATGGTGGTCGAGCCTCCGTCCTCAGGAGATCCGGTAAACGGGATATTCAAAACCAACCAAATTAACCCTGAAGGCGAGCTGCTTAATGTCATCCCCTTTTTAGCCACTTCAATACAAAGTGGCATAGTTTTGAAACTGCCGTCATAAATGATTAACTCGCTGTATTGTGTTAAAAAAAGTAGGTGTCCGGCAGCATTGCGACAAAAGCTCAAAACATCTTTCGGAGCAAAGGGTGCTGTTTTTCCAAATACTTGTTCGAATGGTTCCGCCTTTTCTCTGACAGGGTCAAAAATGTCAATGTTTTTAATAGCTCCGAATGAGTGATGTTCTGTCGAAATCAACCACATCCGGCCATCTGCCCCCTCAATGATATTGGTGATATCGTTTGCCTGAAGTCCGCTTGTTTCTTTGGTGTACCATTTAAAATTCAACCCGTCAAACCGGTTTAATCCGTATTTGGTGCCCAACCAAATCATATTCTGCCGATCCTGATACACACTTTGTACATCGCGGTGCGACAAGCCATCTTCTATGCTAAAATGTCTGATTTGCACAAGGTATTCCCTGGCACTTAGGTGCACGGCAAATGTTAACCAAAGAATCAAGGTCAAAACCCTTATGCTATAGGGGTTAAAATTGGGAAATTGCATTCAGACAGGTTAGTTTTTATCTCAGACATTTCATCTGCAAAAATGCTTCTCTTCTTTGTAAAAGTTAAGCACCAAAACAGAACGGTTCTTAATTTTTCGCAAAAAAAAACAACAAATATTTGTTTTTTTGAGTTTATTGTTCTGCCAAATAACTTATAAGTATCTGACCTATCAAATAATTTACACTAAAATTACAATTTACGGGCCAAAGAGAGAGCATGTTGCAACCGGCTAAAAATCAGAAATAACCGGAAGCTGAAAACAAAGGAACTTCCATTAATCCAATAGTCCGAAATGAGCGGTAAAATGCCTTAAAAACTGAGGTTCTTTGGTAATTTTTAACCCCCTGACCTGTTGTCTGTTTGCCAGAATTTCATCAAACACCTCTATCACATAATCTATATGCGATTGTGTATAAACTCTTCGTGGAATCGCAAGCCTGACCAATTCCATGGGGGCGGGTATTAAATTTCCCCGTTCATCGTATTTGCCAAACATAACCGAGCCTATTTCAACACTGCGGATGCCGCCAATCCGGTACAGTTCGCAGACCAACGCCTGCCCCGGATATTGGTGAACCGGAATATGGTGATAGAGCTTTTTAGCATCCACATATACGGCATGACCTCCGACAGGATATATGATAGGCACGCCTTTCTGAAGAATCTGTTCTCCCAAATACTGTGTACTTGTTATCCGGTATTTCAGATAATCAGGCTCAAATACTTCTTCCAATCCAACAGCTACTGCTTCCATGTCGCGCCCCGACAAACCGCCGTAGGTGGTAAACCCCTCGGTAATGATAAGCAACTGCATACAGGCATCGGATAGCTCATTGTTTCTCAGTGCCAGAAATCCGCCCATGTTCACCAATCCGTCTTTTTTTGCACTCATTACCGCCGCATCGGCCAATGAAAACATCTCTTGCGCAATTTCGCGGTAGGTTTTTTGGGCATACCCCGTTTCGTTTTTATGAATAAAGTAGCTGTTTTCTGCAATCCGGCAGCAGTCTAAAATAAACAGGATATTGTATTGTCTGCACAATTGATGGACTTGTCGCGTGTTTTCCATGCTTACCGGTTGGCCGCCGCCGCTGTTGTTGGTTACGGTTAATATGACCCCGGCAACATTTTCGGCTCCAACTTTTTCAATCTGCTTCGCCAGTTCACTTACATCTAAATTCCCTTTAAACGGAAAGGGGGAGTTATAATCTCTGGCTTCCGGAACCGGAATATCAATAGCTGTTGCCCCGCTGTATTCGATATTGGCACGGGTGGTATCGAAATGAGTATTGCTGAAAAAGTATTTACCCTTGCCGCCGATATAGGTGTATAAAATTCTTTCCGCAGCCCGTCCTTGATGGGTGGGTAAAATATGCGGCATTCCGGTAAGTTTGTGTACGGCTTTTTCAAATCGTTTCCAGCTACGGGCACCTGCATAAGACTCATCGGCACGCATCATAGCCGCCCATTGATTGCTGCTCATGGCCGAAGTGCCGCTATCTGTCAGCAAGTCTATGATGACATGTCGCGATTTGAGGAGAAACGGGTTATAATGGGCATCTTTCAGATACTGCTCCCGCTGCTCCTGGGTGCTCATCGTAATCGGCTCAACTGTTTTAATCCGAAACGGTTCAATAATGGTTTTAAATTCCATGTATTAAATGATTTAACCGCAATATTACGGAGATTAACAGAGCTTATCAATTTGATTTGAACGATTTGTCCTGGATTTAAAAACAAAAATCCCCCTGAACCCGAAATAATCCTAAGTACAGGGGGATTTAACCATTAACCATTAAAAATTACCTCACCACCATCAGCTTAATCCGCTGAATTTGTCCGTTGGCAGGATGCAATACTGCATAATACAGGCCGGGCGTTAAAAGGCTCAGGTCTAACTCGAAATCGTAGTTGGTAAGTGCTTCCGTCTGCCCGTTGAACAGCGTTGCAACTTCTTTGCCTTCGGTGTTAAATACCGACAACGAAACATGTTCGGCTTCAACGGAGGTAAAGGCAATGGTAGTCAGTCCTCCGGTCGGGTTGGGATAGGCGGTCAGTTCTTGCACCATTTCCTCGCCGATCAAATCTGATTTACAAGCACTGACTGCTATCACTTTACTTGCCGTTGACTTGCAGCCGTTGCTTGCCGTAACGGTTACGGTATAGGTTCCTCCCATTGGCAGCGTTGCTCCGATACGGACAAATGCTGCCGTGTTGGCGGTCGGTCCATCGGGGAAGCTCCATAAATAGGAGGTACCTCCCGAAGCAGACTGAGAAAGGTTTGCTCCTACGCAGACCGACGACATTCCGGTAATCACCGCATTGGGCGATGCTAACACGGTAACGCTCTTGCTTGCTGTATTTGTACAACCAGCGGCATTGGTAACCGTTACTTTGTAAACCCCTGCCATAGCAGTGGTAGCACCGGGGCGTTCCATCGTTGCGCCGGTGTCGGTAAATCCGCCCGGACCGCTCCAGGCGTAGCTAACCCCTCCTGTTGCCGTAAAGGTAATGGTGGTTCCACTGCAAACGCTGGTTGCACCTGTAATGGTGATAACCGGTTTTGCATTGACCGTTACCAGCACACTTGCCGTTGATTTACATCCGCCTGTTCCTGTTACGGTAACGGTATATGTTCCGCTCATAGCCACAGTCGCATTGGCACGGCTGATATTGGCAGAGGTGGAACTAAAGCCCGGCCCGCTCCAAACGTAGGATGTTCCGCCCGATGCACTTAATATCAGCGTGCTACCCACACAGATATTGGTATTGCCCGTAATCACCGCATTGGGCAACGGATATACCGTGATGTTGCGGCTGTTGGAGGCCGTGCATCCTCCTGCGTTAGTTACCGTAACTACATATACTCCCGACATGGCAGGTGTTGAGTTGGGAATTGACAATACATTGCCCGTTGCACTATACCCGCCCGGGCCGCTCCATTGATACGACACACCGCCCGATGCCGTCAGGGTAATCGTTGTGCCTGCACAATAGGTCAGCGTTCCCGTAATATTGGCAGATACCGTTGAGGTGGTTACACTCACCGTAACTGCTTTGATGCCCGTACATCCGTTGGCATCGGTTACCGTTACAGAATAGCTGCCCCCGGTTCCGGCTGCCGCCGTGCGGGTCATGTTTGCTCCGTTAAACGTAAAGCCGCCCGGCCCGCTCCATTGATAGGTTACCCCACCAGTTGCCGTCAGGTTGATGATGCTGCCGGTGCATACTGCCGTCGCTCCGGTAATGGTAATCACCGGTGCCGCATTGACCGTTACATTCATACTTGCCGTACCGATACACCCGTTGGCATTGGTTACTGTTACGGTATAAACCCCACTCATCGGTGCAGTTGCATTGACCCGCGTTAAAACAGCACCACTGTTGGTATAGCCTCCCGGTCCGCTCCATTGATAGAAATTGCCCCCTGTTGCGGTCAGCATGATTGTATTGCCGATGCAGAGGTTATTCACCCCTGTGATACCTGCCACCGGATTGGTATTTACCGTAATCAGGGTCGTTATGATGGTTTCAATGCATCCATTTCCGGCACTGATTGTAACCGTGTATAGACCTGTCATGTCTGTCGTGGCATTTGGGCGATTCAGGATTGCTCCTGTTGCCGTATATCCGTTTGGTCCGCTCCACTGATAGTTCGTTCCGCCATTGGCTGTCGTGCTGATGGTTTCTCCTTCGCAAATACTGCTGGTAATACCGGATACATAGCCAATCGTTTCATTGCCTTCGTTGATTGTCAGGTCGAGTATTTCAGTCGTACAACCCACCGTATGGGTATAAATACCCGTCTCGGTATAGGTCTGCCCGTTTACCGGCCAGGTATAACTAACGCACGCAAACATATAGGTCGTATTCGTGGTGTTGCCTCCGTTCGCGATGGTTAAATCCAGGGTTTCCGTATGACAACCGACTAAGTGATGATAAAGCCCCGTTGCAGTATAGGTCAGACCCGTTATCGGCCAGAAAAAACTGTTACAGGTACTTACGGTCGTTACATTGAAAGTGGTTGGTATTACCGTTACTACCACACTTGCAGTATTCACACATCCGTTGCCGTTGGTAACGGTTACCGTATAGGTGCCGCTTGTGGTAAACGAATTTAACGCCTGATTGGGCGTGTTGCCGCCACTCCACTGATAGCTTGTCCCTCCGCTTGCCGTCAGAGTAACGATGCTGCATCCGGTAGGTGTTCCGTAAATCGCTGGAGCAACCGGATTGGGCACTGTTACCGTAAACGAACAAGTTCCAATATTGCCCACTGCATCAGTTGCCGTAACCGTTACGGTGGTGGTGCCAATGCCAAAAGTACTGCCCGATGCCGGGTTAGCTGTCGAGGTCGCTCCGCAATCGTCCGATGGAGCAGGAAGGGTGAAATTAACGGTAGCAAAACACTGTCCGGTATCAACCCCTTGAATGATATTGGCCGGACAATTGGCAACAGGAGGCGCGGTTCCGTTGATGGTAACTGTAAACGAGCAGGAAGAACTGTTGTTGGAGGCATCGGTTGCCGTAACTGTTACGGTGGAGGTGCCAAGACCAAAACTGCTGCCCGATGCAGGATTGGCAACCTGAACAACAGAACAGTTGTCGCTTGCCGGTGGAAGCGTAAAGCTAACCGCCGTGTTGCAAACTCCGGTACCTACTGTTTGCGTGATACTTGCCGGACATTGTGCAACCGGAGTTTGGTTGTCGGTAACTGTAACGGTAAAGCTGCAGGTTCCGGTATTGTTTGCCGCATCCGATGCGGTTATCTGAACGGTAGTTGTTCCCACTGCAAAATTGCTGCCCGATGGGATGTTCGAAAACTCAGAAGGGTTACCCGTGCAGTTATCACTTGCAGGGGGAATGGTAAAGGTAATTGGTGCAAAACATTGTCCCGGACTTGCCGGTTGTGAAATGTTTGACGGACACACCGCTAACGGAGGTGTTACATCGTTGACCGTAACCGTAAACGAACAACTCGTGCTGTTGCCTGCTCCGTCTGTTGCTATTAGGACTACTGTGGTCGTTCCGACAACAAAAGAGCTGCCCGGCAAATGCGTGCTCACTAAGGTTGCACCCGTACAATTGTCGGTCGGTGTAGGAAGGGTAAATGGCACTGATGCCTCACAGGTTGAAGGATTGCTCGCCTGAACAATGTTGGACGGACAGCTTAGACCGGGCGCATCATTGTCGTTCACCGTAAACGTAACCGTACATCCCGCAGTATTTCCCGAAGCATCTGTTACGGTCAAAGAAACAGGAATAGTACTTCCATGCGAGACACCGGTATATACTCCTGCTGCAATGCTTTGCGTAACAGCAGGTACCGCCAATCCGCAGTTATCAGAAGGAATGACCAATGGCACTAAATTGGGTATGACTACCTCACAGTTATTGTTGCCCGTCGTGTTCAGTGTCAAAGGAGGTGTCGGACAGGTAAAGGTTGGTGGCTGATTGTCGGTAACCGACACCGTAAACGAGCAGGTAGTTGCCAGGTTGCCCGAAGCATCCACTCCGCTATACGTTACAGTCGTTACACCCGGATTGAACGACACATTGTTGATGTTTGCCCCGTCGGAAATGCCCGAATTAGAGCTTGTTGTTGCGCCGCTAAGACCAAAGCCCCAGGTAACTCCCGGACAATTATCATAAATCGGGTCAACCAGCGTAAAGGTGGCATTACAAGAATTAGGAGCAGTATTGAACACCTGATTGGACGGACAGGTCAAGGTCGGTGCCTGAATATCTAATACCGTTACCGTAAACCATACTGTCATCGCCAGGTTCGAGGCTTCATCAATCCCGTTCAGGGTAACGTTGGTAATCCCTTTGTTAAACGAGATCACATTGCTGTTGCTGCCATCGGCTATGCCGGAGGAAGCACCAAAAGTAGCACCGCTCAGGGTATAACTCCAGGTGGCCACGCAGTTGTCGGTCAACGGATCTATGATGGTGTAGTTGGCAGCACAGGTATTCAGAATGGTATTCAACACCTGATCGCCCGGATTGGCAAGCGTGGGTGCATCGTCGTCGTTCACCGTAATCACCACCGTACAGGTTGTTGTATTAGCCGGACTTGCACTGTCGGTAGCGGAGTATTGAACGGTAATCGTTGCCCCGTGATAGACCCCCGTATTATAAGCCCCTGCGGGAATGGTTTGCGCCTCGACAATACTACCCGAAGCCGTGCAGTTGTCGGTAGGACTAAGCATCGCCACATAGTTGGGAATGGTAATTTCGCAGCTTGACCCGGCATTCGTGTTGATAACAGTCGTTGCCGATGGACAGGTAACCACCGGAGCATCGTCGTCATTCACCGTAAAGGTAATCGTACAAGTAGTCGTATTAGCAGGTGTTGCTGCATCCGTAACCGTAACGACAACAGGAATGGTATTGCCATCCGATACGCCACTATAAGCCCCAGCAGGGATGCTTTGAGTAACCGGAACAGCCGCCAATCCACAGTTGTCGGCAGCATCGGAAACCATCGCCACCAAATCGGGTATGCTTACTTCGCAACTACCGTTGCCGGTGGTATTTAACACTAATGTTGGCGTGGGACAGGTAAAAGTCGGCGCATCGTCATCGTTTACGGTAATCGTAACGGTGCAAGTGGTGGTTTTGGGCACGGTTGCCCCATCGGTTGCCGTATAGTTCACCACCACAGTCGCTCCATCGCCACTGACGTTATATGCCCCTGCCGGAATAGTTTGTGCTTCCACAATGCTGCCCGAAGCAGTGCAGTTGTCCGTAGGGCTTAACAGGGCTGCATAGTTGGGAATGGTGATTTGACAACTCGCGCCCGCATTGGTATTGATGGTGGTCGTTGTAGCAGGGCAGGTTACGCTGGGGGGCTGATTGTCAACAACGGTTACGGTTTGGCTGCAAGTGGCGGTAATGCCGGCTGCATCGGTTGCCGTCCAAACTACGGTCGTGTTGCCAACGGGATAAGTGGTGGGGGCGTTGTTGGTTAAACTGCCAAATACACCACCTACCCAGTTAGAAGTTGCTCCCGTTAGTGCAAAATTATTCAATGTGCCTGTACGGCTGTTGCCCGAAGCATCAATAGCAGTATTGATACCTGCATTTGCTCCTCCTGCGGTTCCCTGATTAAGATGATAAACTGCTAACAAGCCCGGTTGTGCGTTTAGTTCAGCATTCATATTCGCAGAAATTTCGACTGCTGTTCGTGTAACATTCCATATCCGGATTTCATCTAACTTACCATTAAAATAAGGATCGGCATACTGTGATCTTCCTATCCAGTTGTTTACCGTACCTCCTACAATTGATGGGGTATAGGTGAAGGAAATATTGGTTGCCACTAAAATGCCGTTGATATACATTCTGGCAACGCCGCCTCCTAATGTAACTGCTATATGCTGCCAGGTATTTAAGGTTAATGGGCTGGGTGCGGAAATTATTTGCTCACCAACACCATAATTAATGGCAAAACGCGGTCGGCCTGCACCATCATAAGAGGTTGTGAAGAAAATATTAACACCCGGAGCATTCCCAAAATCAAGAATTCGTTGCCATCCGCTGTTTGATCTCGGGTAAACCCAAGTTTCATAAGTGAAGTTTGTAACAGTTGACAGATTGGCTGTGAACGAAATGTAATCATTCGAGCCATCAAAATCCAGAGCATTGCCATATATCGTACAATTATCGCTCACCGTTGGCGCCGTCAATGTGGTTGTGCCTGTACAAAGTCCGGGAGTGTTGTTGATGGTAACAGTTCCGGCGCAGGTAATAGTGGGCTGCTCGTTGTCGGTTACGGTAATGGTAAAAGAGCAGGTGGTGGCAGTGTTGTTTGCCCCATCGGTAGCGCTTAGTGTAACAGTGGTAACCCCTTTTTGGAAGGTAATGATTGAGCTGGCACTGCCGTTGGCTATTCCCGAAACATTGGCAGGATTACCATTGGAATTCCCCGAAAAAACAGCACTCCATGTGCCACCCGTGCAATCATCCGACATAGGGTTGAGTATGGTGTAACCGCCGGTACAATCGCCAGTACCATTGCTGTCAGTAGTAACCGCTTGATTGATAGGGCAGACCAAGGTTGGAGGTGTCGTATCTGATGAATTAGATATGGCAATACTCGCCGTTGCCGTACAACCGCCCGTTCCGGTTACGGTTACCGTATAAGTTCCGGCAACAGCAAAGCTATTGGCAGCCGTTGAAGGAGTTGCGCCGCCACTCCAGGCATAGCTTGTGCCGCCGGTGGCGGTAACGTTGATGGCAGTAATAGTGCAGGTAAGTCCTGTTGTGCCGGTGTTGTTGGTGATGCCGGCAGAAACCGGTGTACATACTCCCGGCACCGTAGTTACGCTACTTGTGGGGCTTGCTATATTATTGTCTATTATGCATGCGCAACGGGTGAGTACCGTTATGGGGGTGGTTTGATTGTAGGTGGGCAGCGTGGTAGTCCAACTGCTTCCGCCATTGGTAGAGTATTGCAGGATAGAACCGGCGGGGCAGGCAGTAGCCGGCGGGGCTATAACGCCACCGCTAAGGGTACAGCCGGCGCAGGTACTTTGACTGCTCACTATGGCGGCGGGGGCTGCTGCGGTTAAAGTGACGCAAACTCCTCCTTCATAAGCACCCAAGTCCACTGTCGTATTTTGTATGCGGGCTGCGCCTATGATATCAGTGGTAATGCCGGAGGGAATGAGGCTGTTATCACCCGTATCAATGGCGGGGCTGCTGCTTAGCAGGCGGATGCCGTCATCGGCAGTGCGGTGTATATTATCAGCGCCATCGGGGTCGGCGGCATTTACAAAGATGGGGTCGGCATTGCCGTTAGTATTCGGGCAGTTGGTACAGCTTCCATAACCGTCTTGTACTATGGAGTTGTTAACGGTGGGCGTGCCACCAATTCCACTGTTATTATCCCAAATGATACAGTTATTGACTATGGTGGCAGTTGATGTAGCATGTATACCGCCTGCGCTTGTGGGAGCTAAGTTGTCGGTAAAGGTGCAATTGCTAATGTTTGCAACACCGGTATGCATACCACCTCCGGTACTGGCTCTGTTTTCAACAAAAGCGCAGTTGCTAACTACGGGGAGGGCGGTAGAAAAGCTTCGTATTCCGGCACCGTTAGCAGCCCCGTTATTATAGAAAGTGCAATGACTGATGGTGGGAGACGAGGATAATTCAATAGATATTCCACCCCCACCAATACCCCTATTATCAATAAAAGAGCAGTTGCTGATGGTAGGCGATGAATCACGGCTTCGTATTCCGCCGCCGTTATCCCCATAATTAAGGGTAAAAGTGCAGTAACTGATGGCAGGTGCGGACGAACTGATATTATACATGCCACCGCCACCTTGTGTGCTTAAGGGGGCATCATTACCGGTAAAGGTAACATTGGTAATGGTGGGAGAGGAGGCATGGTTATACATTCCAGCGCCTGAATGCCGCGAAATACTTACCCCTTCTACCGATATACTACTGTTGATTTCTGCATGTCCCCCACTTACTGTAAAACCGTCTAATATAGTGGTAGCAGCATCAGATACAGAGAGTACTACATGATAGGCGTTTTCGGTATTGCCGGTGATGCTTAGTAAGATGTTTGTACCGCTAATTACATCGTCATTATTAAAATCGCCGCTG
This is a stretch of genomic DNA from Sphingobacteriales bacterium. It encodes these proteins:
- a CDS encoding response regulator; this encodes MQFPNFNPYSIRVLTLILWLTFAVHLSAREYLVQIRHFSIEDGLSHRDVQSVYQDRQNMIWLGTKYGLNRFDGLNFKWYTKETSGLQANDITNIIEGADGRMWLISTEHHSFGAIKNIDIFDPVREKAEPFEQVFGKTAPFAPKDVLSFCRNAAGHLLFLTQYSELIIYDGSFKTMPLCIEVAKKGMTLSSSPSGLIWLVLNIPFTGSPEDGGSTTIYAFNEKGEELRRFKHEDYDFSAIIDMDAFGNCKYIIAQSGKANQFYKIMPDGRRTKDPETEQLFTGYSLNTRSWDYYNNVLKAHNFWWVSTGDNKGGAGFMGIPSNNSNTLVTGNKFDGITYVNDIFQDRSGRLWLGTQFGFYLITLKPNHFSKLLYTEGNDRMAMRAIVQDDAENLWVVQDNRFNFWKIDGRTGKAAMVNHSEEIQDKLPVGNYFIALFKDSKGFLYYQSENQIVQFNPVTLEYELFKISDPDTKWMFYRVWTFYEDEFGKIWFSIDSGEIGFLENKKIVMLPPLEKLNGAVSFAYQFFKDRTGNTWLVSDGGLYGLEVQTGKIFERYWSGGKNQYYFPFDNLLYMYQDPDGSFWIGTSGSGLIHWNKGKPLNRQHTFTNGQNSYSPASGFYEQFTTVHGLSNNVVYAVYDDNCDNLWLPSDYGIMRFNKNTTRTETFLTGDGITHNEFNRVSHFKAKDGTLYFGGLNGITFFHPDRFSETESEINPPLVITDYQQFTEDGEISETRKSAFLRDKTITLLPDDRFFRLEFMLLNYEETSKNRYAYLLNGVDRQWHFIKDNVVNFSSVPYGKHRLQIKGQTPDGQWSDNLLTLQVVAVKPVYLQIWFLLLSLFMLGLASYLYYRRRTQLLRKRKQELEKIVEERTHQILVDKVTIEQQAKELKLLERQKSRFFANVSHELRTPLSLIIGPVATLLKSKVLEFQDRQLLNFVYQNGKQLLRLVNEILDLSKLEMGFLEVKESAINFHEFINSLVAQFGTIHHGKSIEVGLENLSDPQLNILTDVGMLEKVILNFLSNAVKFTDQGGTIILRVEDIGEQLMVVVSDNGTGIHPEDLPFIFERYFQSKLKNAPTQGGSGIGLSLCKELALLMGGTVWVESEWGRGSTFYFQFPKNEAPADLVVSSTTNELDNVLTNNSMNGNLQLPEGNNPSIAVKPVILITEDNNDLRNYLNILLSDQYEVISATNGQEACEILMSGRIPDLILSDIMMPVMDGFQLLDKIKSNDNFRHIPIIMLTAREDLKSKLKALRIGVDDYLTKPFEEEELKVRIKNLLDNYNNRLEFAKSPSNKNSQKPEEKQMIISSVDALWLEEVEKVFTQYLAEPQFDMDWAADKLNLSQRQFNRRIKQLTGLAPYQYLREMRLQTAKVFLDQGKFSTIKEVGYAVGYSDIKYFSAQFKERFGIYPSASLHSSIHH
- a CDS encoding tryptophanase, yielding MEFKTIIEPFRIKTVEPITMSTQEQREQYLKDAHYNPFLLKSRHVIIDLLTDSGTSAMSSNQWAAMMRADESYAGARSWKRFEKAVHKLTGMPHILPTHQGRAAERILYTYIGGKGKYFFSNTHFDTTRANIEYSGATAIDIPVPEARDYNSPFPFKGNLDVSELAKQIEKVGAENVAGVILTVTNNSGGGQPVSMENTRQVHQLCRQYNILFILDCCRIAENSYFIHKNETGYAQKTYREIAQEMFSLADAAVMSAKKDGLVNMGGFLALRNNELSDACMQLLIITEGFTTYGGLSGRDMEAVAVGLEEVFEPDYLKYRITSTQYLGEQILQKGVPIIYPVGGHAVYVDAKKLYHHIPVHQYPGQALVCELYRIGGIRSVEIGSVMFGKYDERGNLIPAPMELVRLAIPRRVYTQSHIDYVIEVFDEILANRQQVRGLKITKEPQFLRHFTAHFGLLD